From one Terriglobia bacterium genomic stretch:
- a CDS encoding M1 family metallopeptidase, with the protein MKRLLSAVAVLLFIAGVGNAQRLPGDVVPSHYQITLAPDLKSATFEGEETIEVRVLKPTSNIVLNAAEIKFGDVTVSSGSATQTAKVTTDEKSEMATLALSNAAPAGAATIHIKFTGRLNDGLRGFYLSKTKRRNYAVTQFEATDARRAFPCFDEPAMKATFDLSVVVDKGDTAISNSKIVADTPGPGEGKHTLKFATTPKMSTYLVALEVGDFQCLEGGADGVPVRVCATPDKKELGKFALESAEHILKFYNQYYGIKYPFQKLDLVALPDFGAGAMENTGDITYREEALLTDDRTASIGQLKGIGAVTAHEIAHQWFGDLVTMQWWDDVWLNEGFATWMTNKPLAAWKPEWNIWPAQGPLSVDALKSTRPIHASAKEVNTPAQIGTLFDGIAYGKTAAVLRMLESWLGEEPFRKGVNSYLEQHAYGNTSAADFWNAMAKASGKPVDKVMPTWVEQAGAPMLSVKAQCAGNQTTVELSQTRFFNDPELLKQGSPELWQIPVCIKTAAGANAHCELMTQKQQAFKVNGCSAWAFVNAGGRGYYWSAYSPALTSKLAEVAEQALTPQERVSLLNDEWALARAGQHSIAQYLSLAQGMRSDQTRQVVQQIAERVAFMSDDLVEPADRDAFRAWVRNQFRPMLNEIGWKAKPGESDDVKSVRATIIYALGYNGRDPEVLRHVSELAQQYRKDPASVDPNLGGLAVELAALNGDAKLYDEYAQRMSQAKTPQELYTYMEALTRFPQPELAQRTLDMMMSPEIKAQDMFRGVGGLLDSPEMRDLTWAYFKSHWAEIQKKVGASLGFGFGGLAAAFCSEQAKQDVQQWFAQHPDPGGPRALRQGLERLDTCVRIRNTQGPNLASWLKEHAGAATQ; encoded by the coding sequence ATGAAGCGGTTGCTTAGTGCGGTTGCGGTGTTGCTGTTTATCGCGGGCGTGGGAAACGCGCAAAGACTGCCCGGCGACGTGGTTCCGAGCCATTACCAGATCACGCTGGCGCCGGACCTGAAGAGCGCGACGTTCGAGGGCGAGGAGACGATTGAGGTCCGGGTGCTGAAGCCGACGTCGAACATCGTGCTGAATGCGGCCGAGATCAAGTTCGGAGACGTGACCGTCAGCTCGGGCTCGGCGACGCAGACGGCGAAGGTGACCACCGATGAAAAGTCGGAAATGGCGACGCTGGCGCTGAGCAACGCGGCGCCGGCGGGTGCGGCGACGATTCACATCAAGTTCACCGGCAGACTGAACGATGGTCTCAGAGGCTTTTACCTGAGCAAGACCAAGCGGCGCAATTACGCCGTCACGCAGTTCGAAGCCACGGATGCGCGGCGGGCGTTTCCGTGCTTTGACGAGCCGGCGATGAAGGCGACTTTCGACCTCAGCGTGGTGGTGGACAAAGGCGATACAGCGATTTCCAACAGCAAGATTGTTGCCGATACGCCGGGTCCGGGCGAGGGCAAGCACACGCTGAAATTCGCCACCACTCCGAAAATGTCCACCTACCTGGTGGCGCTCGAAGTAGGCGATTTCCAGTGCCTGGAAGGCGGCGCCGACGGGGTCCCGGTTCGCGTCTGCGCCACGCCTGACAAGAAGGAGCTGGGCAAGTTTGCGCTCGAATCGGCGGAGCACATCCTGAAGTTCTACAACCAGTACTACGGGATCAAGTATCCGTTCCAGAAGCTCGATCTGGTCGCGCTTCCCGATTTCGGCGCGGGCGCGATGGAGAATACCGGCGACATCACCTATCGCGAGGAGGCGCTGCTGACTGATGACCGCACCGCCAGCATCGGCCAGCTCAAGGGAATCGGGGCCGTGACCGCGCACGAGATCGCGCACCAGTGGTTCGGCGACCTGGTGACCATGCAATGGTGGGACGACGTCTGGCTCAACGAAGGCTTTGCGACGTGGATGACGAACAAGCCGCTGGCCGCGTGGAAGCCGGAATGGAACATCTGGCCGGCACAGGGGCCGCTCTCGGTTGACGCGCTGAAATCCACGCGGCCGATTCATGCCTCCGCGAAGGAAGTCAATACGCCAGCGCAGATCGGGACGTTGTTCGACGGCATCGCGTATGGAAAAACCGCGGCGGTGTTGCGCATGCTGGAAAGCTGGCTGGGCGAGGAACCGTTCCGCAAAGGCGTGAATTCCTATCTTGAGCAACATGCTTACGGTAACACCAGCGCTGCTGATTTCTGGAATGCGATGGCGAAGGCTTCCGGCAAGCCGGTGGACAAGGTGATGCCGACGTGGGTGGAGCAGGCGGGCGCGCCCATGTTGAGCGTGAAGGCGCAATGCGCGGGGAACCAGACTACGGTCGAACTCTCGCAGACGCGGTTCTTCAACGATCCGGAATTGCTGAAGCAGGGAAGCCCCGAGTTATGGCAGATCCCCGTGTGCATCAAGACAGCCGCAGGGGCAAACGCGCACTGCGAGTTGATGACGCAGAAGCAGCAGGCGTTCAAAGTGAATGGGTGCTCGGCTTGGGCATTCGTGAATGCGGGTGGCCGCGGATACTACTGGTCGGCATACAGCCCGGCATTGACGTCCAAACTGGCGGAGGTTGCCGAGCAGGCGTTGACGCCGCAGGAGCGCGTGTCGTTGCTCAATGACGAGTGGGCGCTGGCGCGCGCGGGGCAACATTCGATTGCACAATACCTGAGTCTCGCGCAGGGCATGCGCAGCGACCAAACGCGACAAGTGGTGCAACAGATCGCGGAGCGCGTGGCGTTCATGTCGGATGACCTGGTGGAACCCGCCGACCGAGACGCATTCCGCGCGTGGGTCCGAAATCAGTTCCGGCCGATGCTCAATGAAATAGGCTGGAAGGCGAAGCCGGGCGAGAGCGACGACGTCAAGAGCGTGCGCGCCACCATCATCTACGCGCTCGGCTACAACGGCCGCGACCCGGAGGTCCTGCGCCATGTATCCGAGCTGGCGCAGCAATACAGGAAGGACCCGGCTTCGGTGGATCCCAACCTCGGGGGACTTGCGGTGGAATTGGCCGCACTGAACGGCGACGCGAAGCTCTATGACGAGTATGCGCAACGCATGTCGCAGGCCAAGACGCCGCAGGAGTTGTACACGTATATGGAAGCGCTCACGCGTTTTCCGCAGCCGGAACTGGCGCAACGGACGCTGGACATGATGATGTCGCCGGAGATCAAGGCGCAGGACATGTTCCGCGGAGTGGGAGGACTGCTCGACAGTCCGGAGATGCGCGATCTGACGTGGGCCTACTTCAAATCGCACTGGGCGGAGATCCAGAAGAAGGTTGGCGCCTCGCTGGGGTTCGGATTCGGCGGTCTGGCGGCCGCCTTTTGCAGCGAGCAAGCCAAGCAGGATGTGCAGCAATGGTTCGCGCAACATCCCGATCCGGGCGGGCCACGGGCGCTGCGGCAGGGACTGGAGCGGCTGGACACGTGCGTGCGCATCCGCAACACGCAGGGTCCGAACCTCGCATCGTGGCTGAAGGAGCACGCCGGCGCGGCGACGCAATAA
- a CDS encoding SPASM domain-containing protein, which translates to MHSPATQERKMTADPHIPEGCSRPPALTAAIRTEIHSIPWEDGAFIFYAPLRRTAWIGNASVARVIERLREPHAWAFTAKETELVTFLKNVGILGGPPDVPPRAKFSSGFNFTRASLLLTTACTLRCRYCYAAAGDQLAKHMSLDTAIRGIDLIVSNAVQLGAPGIELSFHGGGEPTVNWPVLTESVQYAQRRVREHGLTMQAYMATNAVLELSQVDWIGANLSGLTVSLDGLPAVHDANRCFRDGAPSSGRVLQTLRLLDERRFPYGVRATVTAEAIASLPDSVEYIFTMCHPASVQMEPVYRFGRGQAAATAESEEFISAFRLARQRARSLGGELVFSPVRIGSLTDHFCEATKGSFCLSAGGNVTSCYEVFSEDRPWASKFFFGKPASDGGYTYDQSVLAELRSQSVQNRRHCRDCFVRWDCAGDCYHKALITNGDSEFQGTGRCHIIRELSKDMLLDRIASSGGVVWREGPPPGATPSPGTELGDEKCV; encoded by the coding sequence ATGCATTCTCCCGCAACGCAGGAGCGAAAGATGACGGCCGATCCGCACATTCCGGAAGGCTGTTCCCGCCCGCCGGCGTTGACCGCGGCTATCCGCACCGAGATCCACTCGATCCCGTGGGAGGACGGGGCGTTCATCTTCTACGCACCCTTGCGCCGAACCGCCTGGATCGGGAACGCGTCCGTCGCGCGGGTAATTGAGCGCCTGCGGGAGCCTCACGCGTGGGCCTTCACGGCCAAGGAAACCGAACTCGTGACCTTCTTGAAGAATGTGGGGATTCTCGGCGGACCGCCTGACGTCCCTCCGCGCGCCAAGTTTTCTTCCGGCTTCAACTTCACTCGTGCCAGTCTGCTGCTCACCACGGCCTGCACGTTGCGGTGCAGGTATTGTTATGCGGCAGCGGGAGACCAGCTCGCAAAGCATATGTCGCTCGACACAGCCATCCGTGGAATCGACCTGATTGTGTCGAATGCCGTGCAACTCGGCGCGCCCGGCATCGAATTGTCTTTCCACGGCGGCGGGGAGCCGACCGTCAATTGGCCGGTCCTCACCGAGTCAGTTCAGTATGCGCAGCGGCGAGTCCGGGAGCATGGCCTTACGATGCAGGCGTACATGGCGACGAATGCGGTTCTTGAGCTCAGCCAGGTGGACTGGATTGGCGCCAACCTCAGTGGGCTGACGGTCTCGCTCGACGGCCTGCCCGCCGTGCATGACGCGAACCGATGCTTCCGGGATGGCGCCCCTTCGAGCGGCCGAGTGCTGCAAACGCTGCGGCTTCTTGACGAGCGCCGCTTCCCTTACGGCGTGCGAGCGACCGTTACGGCCGAGGCCATAGCCTCTCTTCCCGACTCAGTAGAGTACATATTCACGATGTGCCATCCCGCTTCGGTGCAGATGGAGCCCGTTTACCGCTTCGGACGAGGGCAGGCCGCCGCGACGGCGGAAAGCGAGGAGTTCATCAGCGCCTTCCGGCTGGCGCGTCAGCGCGCCCGTAGTCTTGGCGGCGAGCTTGTCTTCTCGCCGGTCCGCATCGGCTCGCTGACCGATCACTTCTGCGAGGCGACCAAGGGCAGCTTCTGCCTTTCGGCAGGTGGGAACGTCACTTCCTGCTACGAGGTCTTCTCCGAGGACCGGCCCTGGGCTTCGAAGTTTTTCTTCGGAAAACCCGCATCCGACGGCGGATATACCTACGATCAGAGTGTTCTGGCCGAACTGCGCTCTCAGTCCGTCCAGAATCGCCGCCACTGCCGGGACTGCTTTGTCCGGTGGGACTGTGCCGGCGACTGTTACCACAAGGCGCTGATCACCAACGGCGACTCTGAGTTCCAGGGTACAGGCCGCTGCCACATCATTCGCGAATTGAGCAAAGATATGCTGCTCGACAGAATCGCCTCGTCGGGCGGCGTAGTCTGGCGCGAGGGACCGCCACCCGGTGCGACGCCCTCGCCTGGAACGGAGCTCGGCGATGAAAAGTGTGTCTGA
- a CDS encoding radical SAM protein produces the protein MKSVSELFAVPVPDSWVVIAPLHGVSARVNGQAVAVLAGAGGRTKNGSVAQLAELFDSPAAPAPEPRQGPISPQFLGLITTRSCNMNCGYCNFGALTAPQRHMDPNVAVTAIDWMADLAAREGRRTLDVHLFGGEPFLAGDVVDVIVHRTRIAASARGLEPVLEAATNGACSEWRARFAGEYFSAIVLSLDGPAGIHDLHRPFRDGTASFQAVERTARILADAAADLNLRVCVSQRNVESLASIAAWMAKEFRPSAIDFEPLRPTAEAVRAGLFPPDPYRFAEAFMEAHRAASEMGVRVTYSASDRVNPRICFCPLGNDAVIVETDGSLHACYLDKREWAARELDLHLGAAVPGEGMRLDERSVERVRRLAVPPPRCSACFCRYWCAGGCHVNGYGNSQSGYDDFCVQTRLITIACLLHRLQAAPTAGALLSDRSAARGFALRLSDRIADWESPS, from the coding sequence ATGAAAAGTGTGTCTGAGTTATTCGCCGTTCCGGTTCCGGACTCCTGGGTCGTCATCGCTCCCCTGCACGGTGTCTCGGCCCGGGTCAACGGCCAGGCGGTCGCGGTCCTCGCGGGTGCGGGCGGAAGAACGAAGAACGGCAGCGTGGCGCAACTCGCGGAACTGTTCGACTCTCCAGCGGCGCCCGCGCCGGAACCCAGACAAGGCCCCATTTCGCCTCAGTTCCTCGGCCTCATAACCACTCGCTCCTGCAACATGAATTGCGGCTACTGCAATTTCGGCGCACTCACGGCTCCCCAACGTCATATGGACCCGAACGTGGCCGTTACCGCAATCGATTGGATGGCCGACCTGGCGGCGCGTGAAGGACGCCGGACCCTGGATGTTCACCTGTTCGGCGGCGAGCCGTTCCTGGCTGGCGACGTAGTCGATGTCATCGTCCACCGGACGCGAATCGCGGCGTCCGCGCGGGGCCTGGAGCCGGTGTTGGAGGCCGCGACAAACGGCGCTTGTTCCGAGTGGCGGGCCCGCTTCGCCGGAGAGTATTTCAGCGCCATCGTACTTTCGCTGGATGGACCAGCCGGGATTCACGACCTCCACCGCCCGTTTCGAGACGGCACCGCCAGCTTCCAAGCCGTCGAGCGCACTGCGCGCATCCTCGCCGACGCGGCGGCCGACCTGAACCTGCGGGTCTGTGTGAGCCAGCGAAACGTGGAATCCCTCGCGTCCATCGCAGCCTGGATGGCGAAGGAATTCCGCCCTTCGGCCATCGACTTCGAACCGTTGCGCCCGACCGCCGAGGCCGTGCGCGCCGGTCTGTTTCCTCCCGATCCTTACCGGTTCGCCGAGGCTTTTATGGAAGCTCACCGTGCGGCCTCGGAGATGGGTGTGCGGGTCACCTACTCCGCGTCAGATCGGGTAAACCCGCGGATCTGCTTTTGTCCTCTCGGCAACGATGCGGTGATTGTCGAAACGGACGGTAGCTTGCACGCCTGTTACCTCGACAAGCGTGAGTGGGCAGCGAGAGAGCTGGACCTTCACCTCGGCGCTGCGGTGCCGGGGGAGGGTATGAGGCTCGACGAGCGATCAGTTGAGCGTGTTCGCCGCCTTGCCGTTCCACCGCCGAGATGCAGCGCCTGCTTCTGCCGCTATTGGTGCGCCGGCGGATGCCATGTGAACGGCTACGGCAACTCGCAATCCGGTTATGACGATTTCTGCGTACAGACTCGCCTGATCACGATCGCGTGTCTGCTCCATCGGCTCCAGGCGGCGCCAACCGCCGGGGCCCTGTTGTCAGACCGATCTGCTGCGCGGGGATTTGCACTGCGCTTGTCTGACCGCATCGCCGACTGGGAGAGCCCTTCATGA
- the hutI gene encoding imidazolonepropionase, whose product MPALLLTNIGQLLTMQGPPGPRRGRELAEVGLMEDAAVLCHGGKIVSLGKRRDAQRDSWLKSHKKKVEEIDCRGGVVLPGFVDSHTHPAFAVPRLVDFEKRIGGATYEQIAEAGGGIRSSVEGVRKSGRAALAEKILSALKEMAAQGTTTVEAKSGYGLSFAAEMKSLEAIRAAARQWPGTVVPTLLGAHVVPREYLDRREEYVRAVCEEMIPRAARRKLARFVDVFIERGAFTETEATLIFKAALENGLDTRAHVGQLSAPADGFLPSLVNTVDPASLDHMDHVSDSDIKELAKRDTVATLVPGANYFLGADGYPPARKLIDAGVPVAVATDYNPGSSPTSNMQFVLSLACTHMKMTPAEAIAAATINGAHALRLADCKGSVEAGKDADLAVFGVRDYREIAYWFGSNLCGMTVMQGCIGEL is encoded by the coding sequence ATGCCCGCGCTGCTGCTGACCAACATCGGCCAGCTTCTCACAATGCAAGGGCCGCCGGGACCGCGGCGCGGGCGCGAACTGGCTGAAGTTGGGTTGATGGAAGACGCGGCGGTGCTGTGCCACGGCGGGAAAATTGTTTCGCTCGGCAAGCGGCGCGATGCGCAGCGCGATTCCTGGCTGAAATCCCACAAGAAAAAAGTTGAAGAGATTGATTGCCGCGGGGGCGTGGTGCTGCCGGGATTCGTGGATTCGCACACCCATCCGGCATTCGCGGTGCCGCGGCTGGTGGATTTTGAAAAAAGGATCGGCGGCGCGACCTATGAGCAGATCGCCGAGGCCGGCGGCGGGATTCGCTCCAGCGTGGAGGGCGTGCGGAAATCGGGCCGGGCGGCGCTGGCGGAGAAGATCTTGTCGGCGCTGAAGGAGATGGCAGCGCAGGGCACCACCACGGTGGAGGCGAAGTCAGGGTACGGGCTGAGCTTCGCGGCGGAAATGAAGTCGCTGGAAGCGATCCGCGCGGCGGCGCGGCAATGGCCGGGGACGGTGGTGCCGACGCTGCTGGGAGCGCACGTGGTCCCGCGTGAGTATCTCGACCGCCGCGAGGAATATGTGCGCGCCGTTTGTGAGGAGATGATTCCCCGGGCGGCGCGGCGCAAGCTGGCACGGTTCGTGGATGTGTTTATCGAGCGCGGCGCATTCACGGAAACGGAAGCCACCTTGATTTTCAAAGCGGCGCTGGAGAACGGGCTGGACACGCGCGCGCACGTCGGCCAGTTGTCAGCACCCGCCGATGGGTTTCTGCCGTCGCTGGTGAATACGGTTGACCCGGCATCGCTCGACCACATGGATCATGTGTCGGACAGCGACATCAAAGAACTGGCAAAGCGCGATACGGTGGCGACACTGGTGCCGGGAGCGAATTATTTCCTCGGTGCGGACGGCTACCCGCCGGCGCGAAAGCTGATTGATGCGGGCGTGCCGGTGGCGGTGGCGACGGATTACAACCCCGGCAGTTCGCCAACCAGCAACATGCAATTCGTGCTCTCGCTGGCGTGCACGCACATGAAGATGACACCCGCCGAGGCGATTGCGGCGGCGACCATCAATGGCGCGCACGCACTCCGCCTGGCGGACTGCAAGGGAAGCGTGGAGGCCGGTAAAGATGCGGACCTGGCGGTGTTCGGAGTCCGGGATTATCGCGAGATCGCGTACTGGTTCGGGTCGAACTTGTGTGGGATGACGGTGATGCAGGGGTGCATCGGGGAACTTTAA
- a CDS encoding PKD domain-containing protein, whose protein sequence is MMTKRGGIGNCLLVSCILAALPLAGQAAVQRDPRTMAEASQACEDSVAQSAMDKSVKFAAGLPEARTGPTDTRTRRSAVTPSSARPVFDWDFGDNSPHSKLASPTHTYAQPGLYVWTVVIKQGARGCTKSWVLALLASSEYALARTTIAVAQELLSGLKRDYRLEGLGTNLKGTPQYPIRLRFEGGANQDLSCQARNADFVIGDDRSIDRENGPGKPRALMSVAFDQMGVRLLAGHFTCVGTSKAQGSSMHFPFATVLDTGDAKFLPGSRCLVGGSEYVFDGEAWRKLGSKWADFADALQKRRNPDWLSELARTHRQPLVRMASIAALTSQTHLAEITLKGTRTEDRLEDNEARLAALERISDQEVLGGIVRSSSDEKIRLVAMRGIHERETLVRIFKESSPGSSLRAAALEKLDAGAVELIHDESLLANIAETAIRTAVGLAAVKQLNDPHTLSRLALALSDESVAVAAVERISDPQILWTTALKSKKSSVRKAAVQRITDEKLLADLAIKTDDAELGTVAVRAIRDRGLLESVAKQAPRAPVWLAASQSAAQAPVSALSLYDPATRVLAVPFVNGVNPGMKTSVERMDSLLKENLSASGWHFAADEQSCRSEVGSLNSALEAARRCGAQVALTGTATGPPDKSHGALKSVDFTIKAFDVLTGKMILEEKLSPPVSRNTIPEQQAQKEIKNFVKRLSADIKKKG, encoded by the coding sequence GTGATGACGAAGCGAGGGGGAATCGGGAATTGCTTGCTGGTGTCGTGCATTCTTGCCGCCCTGCCGTTGGCGGGCCAAGCCGCGGTGCAACGCGATCCACGAACGATGGCAGAGGCTTCGCAGGCGTGCGAAGACTCCGTAGCGCAAAGCGCGATGGACAAGTCCGTGAAGTTCGCCGCAGGTCTGCCAGAAGCTCGGACCGGTCCCACCGACACTCGCACCCGGCGATCCGCCGTCACGCCGAGTTCAGCGCGCCCGGTTTTCGATTGGGACTTCGGTGACAATAGCCCCCACTCGAAGCTGGCGAGCCCTACTCACACCTATGCGCAACCAGGATTGTATGTCTGGACCGTCGTGATCAAACAAGGCGCCAGAGGTTGTACCAAGAGTTGGGTGCTCGCACTGTTGGCGTCTTCGGAGTACGCGTTGGCCAGGACAACCATCGCTGTGGCCCAGGAGCTTCTCTCAGGCCTGAAGCGCGATTACCGCTTGGAAGGATTGGGCACCAACCTTAAAGGCACTCCGCAGTATCCCATCCGGTTGAGATTCGAAGGAGGCGCCAATCAGGACCTGTCATGCCAGGCCCGGAACGCCGACTTCGTGATCGGAGACGACCGATCAATCGACCGGGAGAACGGCCCAGGGAAACCAAGGGCTCTGATGTCAGTTGCGTTTGACCAGATGGGCGTTCGCTTGCTGGCCGGACACTTCACCTGCGTCGGGACCTCTAAGGCTCAAGGCAGTAGCATGCATTTCCCGTTCGCCACCGTCCTGGATACAGGCGACGCCAAGTTTCTCCCCGGATCTCGATGCCTCGTAGGCGGATCCGAATACGTTTTCGACGGAGAGGCGTGGCGCAAGTTGGGCTCCAAGTGGGCCGATTTCGCGGATGCGCTCCAGAAGCGCCGGAACCCCGACTGGTTGTCCGAATTAGCCAGAACGCACCGCCAGCCGCTGGTCAGGATGGCCTCCATCGCTGCCCTGACCAGCCAGACCCACTTGGCCGAGATCACCCTGAAAGGGACACGCACCGAAGATCGGCTGGAAGACAACGAAGCACGCCTGGCCGCTCTCGAGCGGATCTCGGATCAGGAGGTCTTGGGCGGCATCGTCCGCTCCAGTTCCGACGAGAAGATTCGGCTGGTCGCTATGAGGGGAATCCACGAGCGCGAGACCCTCGTGCGAATTTTCAAGGAATCGTCGCCAGGATCCTCGCTCCGTGCGGCGGCATTGGAAAAACTTGACGCCGGCGCGGTGGAGTTGATCCACGACGAATCGTTGCTCGCCAACATTGCCGAAACGGCAATCAGGACCGCAGTCGGGCTGGCGGCCGTAAAGCAGCTGAACGACCCGCACACTCTTTCTAGGTTAGCCCTGGCTCTATCAGACGAAAGCGTGGCCGTGGCTGCGGTGGAACGGATCTCTGATCCTCAAATCCTATGGACGACGGCCCTCAAGAGCAAGAAGAGCTCGGTTCGGAAGGCCGCCGTCCAGCGCATCACCGATGAGAAGCTCCTGGCCGATCTGGCCATCAAAACCGATGACGCGGAACTCGGAACGGTGGCGGTTCGCGCCATCAGGGACCGTGGCCTGCTGGAATCCGTGGCCAAGCAAGCACCCAGAGCTCCCGTATGGCTGGCTGCCTCCCAGTCTGCAGCTCAGGCGCCCGTGTCTGCGCTCAGTCTCTACGATCCCGCCACCAGGGTGCTGGCCGTACCCTTTGTCAACGGCGTGAATCCCGGCATGAAGACCTCTGTGGAGCGGATGGACTCTTTGCTGAAGGAGAACCTCTCCGCATCCGGATGGCATTTCGCCGCTGATGAGCAGTCCTGCCGGTCGGAAGTGGGATCCTTGAACTCTGCGCTGGAAGCGGCACGACGGTGCGGCGCGCAGGTGGCACTTACTGGTACGGCCACGGGACCGCCGGACAAGAGCCATGGCGCACTGAAGTCTGTCGATTTCACCATCAAAGCTTTCGATGTGTTGACCGGCAAGATGATCCTGGAAGAGAAGCTCTCGCCGCCTGTCTCTCGCAATACGATACCGGAGCAGCAGGCGCAAAAAGAGATCAAGAACTTCGTGAAACGACTCAGTGCAGATATCAAGAAAAAGGGATGA
- a CDS encoding WD40 repeat domain-containing protein, producing the protein MGAAVAGLAGGTAAATTDAGAQAKCGSVFAHEMAVYALAVSPDGKTLCSAGKDGFIKFWSLPRGAMFKAIQGHSQAVHALAVSGDGKILCSGSADKTIGVRSLPDATREKSLEGHASVVDAVAISSDGKSVYSASVDSTVKIWSLADGGTAKTLSASDSIVLALAVSPDGKTLFSGGHDRKITVWSLPDGSQMKTLEGHTDAVRVLAVSSDGSLLFSGGYDRKILVWSLPDGVLRKTLTGHTHWIEALAATPDGRWLCSGGADQKIIVWSLPDGMATRTLEGHSDWVRALTVSPDSKMLISGSADMTIRLWDLVAGTPLGCLMDLAANKQDVQGIQYQATDVYGKIISYTLPCGSPIPPGAVCTCNCVPGSLGTSNRSFNAVGVCTCDLVCTCNKVCTCQAVRSTYSSHYWHPN; encoded by the coding sequence TTGGGCGCCGCCGTCGCGGGATTGGCCGGTGGGACGGCGGCGGCAACAACCGACGCCGGTGCGCAGGCCAAGTGCGGTAGCGTTTTCGCGCATGAGATGGCGGTCTACGCGCTGGCGGTAAGCCCCGACGGAAAGACGCTCTGTTCGGCCGGCAAGGACGGATTTATCAAGTTCTGGTCACTGCCGCGCGGAGCCATGTTCAAAGCCATCCAGGGACACTCGCAGGCCGTTCACGCATTGGCGGTGAGCGGGGACGGCAAAATACTCTGTTCCGGAAGTGCCGACAAGACCATTGGCGTTCGTTCTCTGCCGGACGCCACGCGCGAGAAGAGCCTGGAAGGGCACGCGAGTGTCGTGGATGCGGTGGCGATCAGCAGCGATGGGAAATCCGTTTATTCCGCAAGCGTCGACTCGACGGTGAAAATCTGGTCTCTCGCGGACGGCGGGACCGCGAAAACGCTGTCCGCCTCCGATTCCATCGTGTTGGCTCTGGCGGTCAGTCCGGACGGCAAGACGTTGTTTTCCGGTGGTCATGACCGGAAGATAACGGTCTGGTCGCTGCCGGATGGCAGTCAGATGAAGACGCTGGAAGGGCACACCGATGCAGTAAGAGTGTTGGCCGTCAGTTCCGACGGCAGTTTGCTCTTCTCCGGCGGTTACGACCGGAAGATTCTGGTCTGGTCATTGCCGGATGGAGTGTTGCGGAAGACTCTGACGGGGCACACTCATTGGATCGAGGCACTGGCCGCCACCCCGGATGGTAGGTGGCTCTGCTCCGGCGGCGCTGACCAAAAGATCATCGTTTGGTCATTGCCGGACGGAATGGCCACCAGGACGCTGGAGGGTCACTCCGACTGGGTGAGGGCCCTGACGGTCAGTCCCGACAGCAAGATGCTCATCAGCGGTAGTGCCGACATGACGATAAGACTCTGGGACCTTGTGGCAGGAACTCCTCTGGGATGCCTGATGGACCTTGCCGCGAACAAGCAGGACGTGCAAGGGATTCAATACCAGGCGACGGACGTATATGGGAAGATCATCAGTTACACGCTGCCCTGTGGTTCTCCCATCCCCCCAGGCGCGGTGTGCACCTGCAATTGTGTTCCCGGCTCCCTGGGAACATCCAACCGCTCATTCAACGCCGTCGGTGTTTGCACGTGTGACCTGGTGTGCACCTGCAATAAGGTTTGCACCTGCCAGGCCGTCCGCTCAACCTACTCGTCACACTACTGGCATCCGAATTGA